From the Streptomyces pluripotens genome, one window contains:
- a CDS encoding universal stress protein, whose translation MGLPLVVGVDGSESSLLAVDWAADEAILHGLPLRLVYASLWERYEGWPPSAGRSSLAAAEGSPDRTTAGDIVAVAVERARRRAPDLAVESAALPDDPVHALLREGHNAAALVTGCRGRGDLQGLLLGSVCLAVAGRAAGPVIVVRGDPDGVAGTRGRVVLGVGGPGTSGAATRFALREAEVRTCALDVVRTWRHPAHQPGERPLPSGNTGASYEEQASALVDGLLEEAMTDHPGVLVHRRVVEGPARTVLLQQSAAADLLVVGVARRRGWGGLQLGRVTHTMLHHARCPVAVVPDFP comes from the coding sequence ATGGGGCTGCCCCTGGTCGTGGGTGTCGACGGATCCGAATCCAGCCTGCTGGCGGTGGACTGGGCGGCCGACGAGGCGATCTTGCACGGCCTTCCGCTGCGGCTGGTGTACGCGTCGCTGTGGGAACGCTACGAGGGCTGGCCGCCCTCGGCCGGCCGGTCGTCCCTGGCCGCCGCGGAGGGGTCGCCGGACCGGACGACCGCGGGCGACATCGTCGCCGTCGCCGTCGAGCGGGCCCGGCGGCGGGCCCCGGACCTCGCCGTCGAATCCGCCGCCCTGCCCGACGACCCGGTCCATGCGCTCCTGCGCGAGGGGCACAACGCCGCCGCACTGGTGACCGGCTGCCGTGGCCGGGGGGACCTTCAGGGATTGCTCCTCGGCTCGGTCTGCCTCGCCGTCGCGGGGCGGGCGGCCGGGCCCGTGATCGTGGTCCGGGGCGACCCGGACGGTGTCGCAGGAACCCGCGGCCGGGTCGTGCTCGGCGTCGGGGGTCCCGGCACGAGTGGCGCGGCGACGAGGTTCGCCCTGCGTGAGGCGGAGGTGCGCACATGCGCCTTGGACGTCGTGCGCACCTGGCGCCACCCCGCCCACCAGCCCGGCGAACGACCGCTGCCCAGCGGGAACACCGGGGCCTCCTACGAGGAGCAGGCGTCCGCGCTCGTGGACGGCCTGCTGGAGGAGGCCATGACCGATCACCCGGGCGTGCTCGTGCACCGTCGTGTCGTCGAGGGGCCGGCCCGCACCGTGCTGCTCCAGCAGTCCGCGGCGGCGGACCTCCTGGTTGTCGGAGTGGCGCGTCGTCGTGGTTGGGGCGGACTCCAGTTGGGCCGGGTGACACACACGATGCTGCACCACGCCCGTTGCCCCGTGGCCGTCGTACCGGATTTCCCCTGA
- a CDS encoding Acg family FMN-binding oxidoreductase, translating into MIRQLVDVSDVTALVTDAAAAPSLHNAQPWKFRFLRERGVLRLYADLERALPRTDPDNRNLHLGCGAALLNLRVAAAASGRGPSVRLLPDRADPALLAELDLHAHTPADAALAELHPAISRRHSSRHPFRDEQLPDGLTDRLCEAARGEGAELVFPGPWHVASILELVEDAEGREAVDLGVRDEMAHWAHATSTDAPGTSDGIPAEAFGPRQHGGAGFPVRDFAAGRKMPGRSWAAFEKNPHIALLGTVYDRPEDWLRAGQALERVLLRATADGLVASVTSQPLEWPELRWAARDPVSDMAYVQMVIRVGHGPEGRPSPRRPVADLLDVE; encoded by the coding sequence GTGATCAGGCAACTCGTGGACGTCTCCGACGTCACCGCGCTCGTGACGGATGCCGCGGCGGCACCCTCGCTGCACAACGCGCAGCCCTGGAAGTTCCGTTTCCTGCGCGAGCGTGGTGTGCTGCGCCTGTACGCAGACCTGGAACGTGCCCTGCCCCGTACCGACCCCGACAACCGGAACCTGCATCTGGGTTGCGGTGCGGCGCTGCTCAATCTGCGTGTGGCTGCCGCCGCGAGCGGCCGGGGACCCTCCGTCCGGCTCCTGCCCGACCGGGCGGATCCGGCGCTGCTGGCCGAGTTGGACCTGCACGCCCACACGCCGGCCGACGCGGCACTGGCGGAGCTGCACCCGGCGATCAGCCGCCGTCATTCCAGCCGCCACCCCTTCCGCGACGAGCAACTGCCGGACGGGCTGACGGACCGCCTCTGTGAAGCGGCCCGCGGCGAGGGCGCGGAGCTGGTCTTCCCTGGCCCCTGGCACGTGGCCTCAATACTGGAACTGGTGGAGGACGCCGAGGGACGGGAAGCCGTGGACCTCGGGGTTCGGGATGAGATGGCACATTGGGCCCACGCGACGTCAACGGACGCTCCTGGAACGTCCGACGGCATCCCCGCCGAGGCGTTCGGCCCCCGCCAGCACGGTGGTGCCGGGTTCCCGGTACGGGATTTCGCCGCCGGCCGCAAAATGCCCGGACGTAGCTGGGCGGCCTTCGAGAAGAACCCGCACATCGCCCTGCTCGGCACGGTCTACGACCGGCCGGAGGACTGGCTGCGTGCGGGGCAGGCACTGGAGCGGGTCCTGCTCAGGGCCACGGCGGACGGGCTGGTCGCCTCGGTGACGTCCCAGCCCCTGGAATGGCCCGAGTTGCGGTGGGCGGCCCGGGACCCGGTCTCCGACATGGCCTATGTGCAGATGGTGATCCGCGTCGGTCACGGGCCCGAAGGCCGGCCGAGCCCACGCCGGCCGGTGGCCGATTTGCTGGACGTCGAATGA
- a CDS encoding CBS domain-containing protein — protein sequence MSEVMTAPPVTVAPHVPLLQVTRRMAESGVGSVLVVEDETLRGIVTDRDLAVRGLGGGLDPDTPVEAVMSAHVVTVDALDDVQAAYRTFRRVGVRRLPVLDGQLLVGVVTVDDLLLDVFRRLADLLGPVAWSVLQEPPGPPDADRAPYVR from the coding sequence GTGTCCGAGGTAATGACCGCTCCGCCGGTGACCGTCGCACCGCATGTCCCGCTACTCCAGGTGACCCGACGGATGGCCGAGTCCGGTGTCGGCTCCGTCCTCGTCGTCGAGGACGAAACGCTGCGCGGCATCGTCACCGACCGCGATCTCGCAGTGCGCGGTCTGGGCGGGGGGCTGGATCCGGACACACCGGTCGAGGCGGTGATGTCGGCGCACGTGGTCACCGTCGACGCCCTGGACGACGTCCAGGCGGCCTACCGGACGTTCCGCCGCGTGGGCGTGCGCCGCCTGCCGGTCCTGGACGGACAGCTCCTGGTGGGCGTGGTGACGGTCGACGACCTCCTGCTCGACGTCTTCCGGCGGCTCGCGGACCTGCTGGGCCCCGTCGCGTGGAGCGTGCTGCAGGAGCCACCGGGGCCGCCGGACGCCGACAGGGCACCGTATGTGCGCTGA
- a CDS encoding DUF1918 domain-containing protein: protein MTTPARKHTPAQEQQRGRSAPRNAPGERGSPMHAHVGDEIVVRGTTAGVVSRDGEIIGLHHSDGSPPYDVRWAEDGRVTLYFPGPDAYVRHLVHETGPGDRGR from the coding sequence ATGACCACTCCCGCACGGAAGCACACCCCCGCACAGGAGCAGCAGCGCGGTCGCTCCGCTCCGCGCAACGCTCCGGGGGAACGAGGCAGCCCGATGCACGCCCACGTGGGCGATGAGATCGTGGTACGGGGCACCACTGCCGGCGTCGTGTCCCGGGACGGTGAGATCATCGGTCTCCACCACTCGGACGGCAGCCCGCCCTACGACGTGCGCTGGGCCGAGGACGGACGGGTGACCCTCTACTTCCCCGGGCCGGACGCCTACGTTCGGCATCTGGTGCACGAGACGGGACCCGGTGACCGGGGTCGTTGA
- a CDS encoding cation-translocating P-type ATPase has protein sequence MCAERARHGTAPPGESVPVAVRANDPRDGPAAASVPALPVRELFDALGTGPRGLTADDVTARRTRYGPNDLPRVGRPNLWPRLAAQFTDLFAVVLLVASAITFLAYVLERPRDPATLQLALAILGVVLLNAGIGFAQEYSAERTAESLQAMVPRACRVLRDGERQELAARDLVPGDVVVLEAGDAVPADCRLVEAQGVAVNNAALTGESDAVSRVAEPVPPGSPLGARNCLFMGTDLVAGTGKAVVFAVGAATEFGRIFRLTAAAPRQRTPLQRQVAAMARRVAGIALATGAVLFAVRVPSGQPFVDTFVFSLGVMVALVPEGLPATLSVSLAIGVRRMARRHALVKQLLAVEALGSTSVVCTDKTGTLTQAEMTVVQLWAKGVTHTVTGVGYAPVGEVADVGPVRELLRTAALCCDARLVPPDGRRGWRVLGDTTEGALLVAAAKAGLDTTAEEARTPRVAEYPFDSVRKLMSTVHRDRDGGYVAHVKGAPLELLARCDTVGRNGVRAPLTEASRAEAAAAADALAGQGLRVLAVARRQVSGPRPVLSDVESELTLLGFAGMYDPPRPEVRDAVDACRRAGIRIVMVTGDHPLTAEAVARRVGIVRGSAPAVGTGAHLDTLDDAGLDALLAGSTELLLCRVSPEHKMRVVTALQRRGEVVAVTGDGANDAPALKHADIGVAMGASGTDVAREAAVMVLLDDSFASIATAVGLGRSVYRNIRKFLIYVFSSNIAELVPIVVATFAGFPLVPITAVQILAIDLGSDVLPALALGAEPMEPDVMDSPPRPRQERLFSTAVMGRILFLGGIQALGVCAVFFWHIHASGIPYADFTKDDPVYRQAITMVQAGIVVSQFFNSLAVRTDRQSVFRAGLLTNPWLLAAGCCGIALMSAISYAPPFQTVFGTAPLSAADWAVLAALGALLLAAEETRKGMLRHREASAKGGTR, from the coding sequence ATGTGCGCTGAACGGGCGCGGCATGGCACGGCACCGCCGGGCGAGTCCGTGCCGGTCGCGGTCCGCGCGAACGATCCGCGGGACGGGCCCGCCGCAGCGTCGGTCCCAGCCTTACCCGTCCGGGAACTCTTCGACGCCCTGGGCACCGGTCCCCGCGGACTCACGGCGGACGACGTCACGGCACGCCGGACCCGCTACGGCCCCAACGACCTGCCCCGCGTCGGACGCCCGAACCTGTGGCCCCGGTTGGCCGCGCAGTTCACCGACCTCTTCGCGGTGGTCCTGCTGGTCGCCTCGGCCATCACCTTCCTCGCCTATGTGCTGGAACGTCCCCGTGACCCGGCCACCCTCCAACTGGCTCTGGCGATCCTCGGTGTGGTGCTGCTGAACGCCGGCATCGGCTTCGCCCAGGAGTACTCCGCCGAGCGCACTGCGGAGTCCCTGCAGGCGATGGTCCCCCGCGCATGCCGGGTACTGCGGGACGGGGAACGGCAGGAGTTGGCCGCCCGGGATCTGGTGCCCGGCGATGTCGTGGTCCTGGAGGCCGGGGACGCGGTTCCCGCCGACTGCCGACTGGTCGAGGCACAGGGGGTAGCCGTCAACAACGCGGCCCTGACCGGCGAGAGCGACGCCGTCTCACGGGTGGCCGAGCCCGTTCCCCCGGGCTCACCGCTGGGAGCCCGCAACTGCCTGTTCATGGGCACCGACCTGGTCGCGGGCACGGGCAAGGCCGTCGTGTTCGCCGTCGGGGCGGCCACCGAGTTCGGGCGCATCTTCCGGCTCACCGCGGCGGCCCCACGGCAGCGGACGCCGCTGCAACGGCAGGTCGCCGCCATGGCCCGCCGGGTGGCGGGCATCGCACTGGCGACCGGTGCCGTCCTGTTCGCGGTGCGGGTGCCGAGCGGGCAGCCGTTCGTCGACACGTTCGTCTTCTCGCTGGGGGTGATGGTCGCCCTCGTGCCGGAGGGCCTGCCGGCGACGCTGTCCGTGTCCCTGGCCATCGGTGTGCGCCGCATGGCCCGCCGGCACGCGCTCGTCAAGCAGCTGCTGGCGGTGGAGGCGCTGGGGTCGACCAGTGTGGTGTGCACCGACAAGACGGGCACCCTCACCCAGGCCGAGATGACCGTCGTGCAGCTGTGGGCGAAAGGCGTGACGCACACCGTGACCGGGGTGGGCTACGCGCCGGTCGGAGAGGTGGCCGACGTCGGGCCGGTGCGGGAGTTGCTGCGCACGGCGGCCCTCTGCTGCGACGCACGGCTCGTGCCGCCGGATGGTCGGCGGGGGTGGCGGGTGCTCGGTGACACCACCGAGGGCGCGCTGCTGGTGGCCGCGGCGAAGGCCGGTCTGGACACGACCGCGGAGGAAGCCCGCACACCGCGGGTGGCGGAGTACCCCTTCGATTCGGTGCGCAAGCTGATGAGCACCGTGCACCGCGACCGCGACGGCGGTTATGTCGCCCACGTCAAGGGTGCGCCGCTGGAACTACTCGCCCGGTGCGACACCGTCGGCCGGAACGGCGTACGGGCGCCGCTCACCGAAGCGAGCCGCGCCGAGGCCGCCGCTGCCGCCGACGCTCTGGCCGGGCAGGGGCTGCGGGTGCTGGCTGTGGCGCGGCGCCAGGTCTCCGGTCCGCGTCCGGTGCTGTCGGACGTCGAGTCGGAGCTGACCCTGCTCGGGTTCGCCGGGATGTACGACCCGCCCCGGCCGGAGGTGCGCGATGCGGTGGACGCGTGCCGGCGGGCGGGTATCCGCATCGTCATGGTCACGGGCGACCACCCGCTCACCGCGGAGGCCGTCGCACGCCGCGTCGGGATCGTGCGCGGGTCCGCCCCGGCCGTGGGCACGGGAGCCCACCTGGACACACTGGACGACGCCGGCCTCGACGCGCTGCTGGCCGGCTCCACCGAGCTGCTGCTGTGCCGGGTCAGTCCCGAACACAAGATGCGGGTGGTCACCGCGTTGCAGCGGCGGGGCGAGGTCGTCGCGGTCACCGGCGACGGTGCCAATGACGCGCCCGCCCTCAAGCACGCGGACATCGGTGTCGCCATGGGCGCCTCGGGCACGGATGTCGCCCGGGAGGCGGCGGTGATGGTGCTGCTGGACGACTCGTTCGCCTCCATAGCCACCGCGGTGGGACTGGGCCGTTCGGTCTACCGCAACATCCGCAAGTTCCTGATCTACGTCTTCAGCAGCAACATCGCCGAACTCGTGCCGATCGTCGTGGCGACCTTCGCGGGTTTCCCGCTGGTGCCGATCACGGCCGTGCAGATCCTGGCGATCGACCTCGGCTCCGATGTACTGCCCGCGCTGGCACTCGGTGCCGAACCCATGGAACCGGACGTGATGGACAGCCCGCCGCGACCGCGCCAGGAGCGGCTGTTCTCCACGGCGGTCATGGGCCGCATCCTCTTCCTCGGCGGCATCCAGGCCCTGGGTGTGTGCGCCGTCTTCTTCTGGCACATCCACGCATCCGGGATCCCCTACGCCGACTTCACCAAGGACGATCCCGTCTACCGGCAGGCGATCACGATGGTCCAGGCCGGCATCGTCGTCAGCCAGTTCTTCAACTCGCTCGCGGTCCGCACCGACCGGCAGAGCGTGTTCCGGGCCGGTTTGCTGACCAATCCGTGGCTGCTGGCCGCCGGCTGCTGCGGCATCGCGCTGATGTCCGCCATCAGTTACGCGCCCCCGTTCCAGACGGTCTTCGGCACCGCACCGCTGTCCGCGGCCGACTGGGCGGTCCTCGCTGCCTTGGGGGCGCTGCTCCTCGCCGCCGAAGAGACGCGCAAGGGGATGCTGAGGCACCGGGAGGCGTCTGCGAAGGGAGGAACACGATGA
- a CDS encoding potassium channel family protein, with product MRVLIAGAGRLGTQIAQVLAAARNEVILVEQDDDRVAELAALPRVRLVAGNACDPLVLERAGALTCDLVISATGRDEDNLVIGLLAKRQFAVARVAARVNDAENTWLFDQRWGVDVAVPAATPLISLIEEATGATDTVALLRLSRAGVDVVETAITERSRAAGRPLGEITLPAGTVVATVIRDGRPTVPGPEVRLLPGDELLLVSHEADEREIHAAFQ from the coding sequence GTGAGGGTTCTCATCGCCGGTGCGGGCAGGCTCGGCACGCAGATCGCGCAGGTGCTCGCCGCCGCGCGCAACGAGGTGATCCTCGTCGAGCAGGACGACGACCGGGTGGCCGAGCTGGCGGCCCTGCCCAGGGTACGACTGGTCGCCGGGAACGCCTGCGACCCCCTGGTCCTGGAACGCGCCGGGGCGCTCACCTGCGACCTGGTCATCTCGGCCACGGGCCGGGACGAGGACAACCTCGTCATCGGCCTGCTCGCCAAGCGGCAGTTCGCCGTGGCGCGGGTCGCCGCGCGGGTGAACGATGCTGAGAACACCTGGCTGTTCGATCAGCGGTGGGGTGTGGACGTCGCGGTGCCCGCGGCCACACCGCTGATCTCCCTCATCGAGGAGGCCACCGGTGCCACGGACACGGTGGCGCTGCTGCGGCTGAGCAGGGCCGGCGTGGACGTCGTCGAAACGGCGATCACGGAACGGTCGCGGGCCGCCGGGCGTCCACTGGGCGAGATCACGCTCCCGGCCGGGACCGTCGTCGCCACCGTCATCCGCGACGGGCGGCCCACGGTGCCCGGTCCCGAAGTACGGCTGCTGCCCGGCGACGAGCTCCTGCTGGTCTCGCACGAGGCCGACGAGCGGGAGAT
- a CDS encoding potassium channel family protein gives MRTVIVGCGRVGATLAAQLVTEGHDVRLVDHEPKAARLLPPGFPGAFLVGNGFSRSVLEAAGIVHADALVAVTSSDNGNIVSARTAKESYRVPVVLARIHDPRRADICRDLGITTISSVRWAVNRIHQILLHRHLSPEVAFGSGETLLVRSQLPAYLTGRRLREFDVDGEIRVVEVTRAGRSLLPAHGVRAESGDLVTFAVAATALGRLRGFLDKELGA, from the coding sequence ATGAGAACGGTCATCGTGGGGTGCGGCCGGGTCGGTGCCACCCTGGCCGCGCAGTTGGTCACCGAGGGACACGACGTACGGCTCGTCGACCACGAGCCCAAGGCTGCCAGGCTGCTGCCGCCGGGGTTCCCGGGTGCCTTCCTCGTCGGCAACGGCTTCAGTCGGTCCGTGCTGGAGGCGGCCGGCATCGTCCACGCGGACGCACTCGTCGCGGTCACGTCGTCCGACAACGGCAACATCGTCAGCGCGCGGACCGCCAAGGAGTCCTACCGGGTCCCCGTCGTCCTCGCCCGGATCCACGATCCGCGCCGCGCCGACATCTGCCGGGACCTGGGCATCACCACGATCTCCAGTGTCCGGTGGGCGGTGAACCGCATCCATCAGATACTGCTGCACCGCCATCTGAGCCCCGAGGTCGCGTTCGGCAGTGGTGAGACCCTCCTGGTCCGCTCGCAGTTGCCGGCCTACCTCACCGGGCGGCGGCTGCGCGAGTTCGACGTCGACGGCGAGATCCGCGTCGTGGAGGTCACCCGGGCCGGCCGCTCGCTGCTGCCCGCCCACGGTGTCCGCGCCGAGTCCGGGGACCTGGTCACCTTCGCCGTCGCCGCGACCGCGCTCGGCCGGTTGCGCGGCTTCCTCGACAAGGAGCTGGGAGCGTGA
- a CDS encoding nicotinate phosphoribosyltransferase codes for MSDVTTTDLYEVTMAMSYLREDMRAPATFSLFVRDLPPGRGFLVAAGLEPALDFLAGYRVGREDVAEFASALHRPAEDLEPLLGLAFEGDVRAVPEGHAVFADEPLLEVTAPLPQAQLVETYLLNQVCHQTVVASKAARCVLAAAGRPVVDFSLRRSHGPWAGLQAARAGALVGFAGTSNVAAATALGIPASGTMAHSYVETFPGEEEAFRAFARCHPGPVTFLVDTYDTEAGVRTAARVLNDLQRGPGCAIRLDSGDLDALSRRARALLDGAGLPDVRILASGGLDEYGVDRLVRAGAPIDVYAVGTRVGVAADAPYLDAAYKLVEYDGRPVMKLSSAKVTAPGPKQVFRQAGRPDVIALAGEEPPDPAARPLLRTVMRDGRRTGPADHWQDARQRLREDIAELPAAVRRIEDPEPVRAVRSRALEELTARLRTDIEARSSRAEVTAPAASRFS; via the coding sequence ATGTCCGACGTCACGACCACCGATCTCTACGAGGTGACGATGGCCATGTCCTACCTCCGGGAGGACATGCGAGCACCGGCCACCTTCAGTCTCTTCGTCCGTGACCTGCCGCCCGGCCGGGGCTTCCTGGTCGCCGCGGGGCTGGAGCCCGCCCTGGACTTCCTGGCCGGCTACCGCGTCGGGCGGGAGGACGTAGCGGAGTTCGCCAGCGCCCTGCACCGCCCGGCAGAAGACCTGGAGCCGCTCCTCGGGCTCGCCTTCGAGGGCGATGTACGCGCCGTTCCCGAAGGTCACGCCGTGTTCGCGGATGAGCCGTTGCTGGAGGTCACCGCCCCTCTGCCGCAAGCCCAGCTCGTCGAGACGTACCTGTTGAACCAGGTCTGCCACCAGACGGTGGTGGCGTCCAAGGCGGCACGCTGCGTGCTGGCCGCCGCCGGGCGACCGGTGGTGGACTTCTCGCTGCGCCGTTCGCACGGCCCGTGGGCGGGCCTGCAGGCAGCCCGGGCCGGGGCCCTGGTGGGTTTCGCGGGCACCAGCAACGTGGCCGCGGCAACGGCCCTGGGCATCCCCGCCTCGGGGACCATGGCCCACTCCTACGTCGAGACGTTCCCCGGCGAAGAGGAGGCGTTCCGCGCGTTCGCGCGCTGCCACCCCGGACCGGTGACCTTCCTCGTCGACACCTACGACACCGAGGCGGGCGTGCGGACCGCGGCCCGTGTCCTGAACGACCTGCAGCGCGGTCCCGGCTGCGCGATCCGCCTGGACAGTGGTGACCTCGACGCCCTCTCGCGCCGGGCCCGGGCTCTTCTGGACGGCGCCGGGCTCCCCGACGTGCGGATCCTGGCCAGCGGCGGACTCGACGAGTACGGCGTGGACCGACTGGTGCGTGCCGGCGCCCCCATCGACGTGTACGCCGTGGGTACCCGCGTCGGCGTGGCCGCCGACGCACCGTACCTGGACGCCGCCTACAAACTCGTGGAGTACGACGGCCGTCCTGTCATGAAGCTGTCCTCGGCGAAGGTCACTGCTCCGGGACCCAAGCAGGTCTTCCGACAAGCCGGACGGCCCGATGTCATCGCCCTGGCGGGGGAGGAACCCCCGGACCCGGCGGCGCGACCGCTGCTGCGCACGGTGATGCGCGACGGACGGCGGACGGGCCCTGCGGACCACTGGCAAGACGCACGCCAGCGCCTGCGCGAGGACATCGCAGAGCTTCCGGCCGCGGTCCGGCGGATCGAGGACCCCGAGCCGGTGCGCGCGGTCCGGTCCCGGGCGCTGGAGGAACTGACCGCGAGGTTGCGTACGGACATCGAGGCTCGGTCGTCCCGGGCGGAAGTCACCGCCCCCGCCGCCTCCCGCTTCTCGTGA